The following are from one region of the Paracoccus sp. S3-43 genome:
- a CDS encoding HK97 family phage prohead protease, with product MVPGLEVKFAGGAPVLSDGQVIEGYASLFGLTDQGGDAVAPGAFAASLARLAAKGDKVRMLWQHDPAKPIGVWEDIREDEKGLWVKGRLLPEVAQAREAAALIQAGAIDGLSIGYRTIRAERDKQGRRVLAEVELWEVSLVTFPMLPEAKVGRKEADDLREMAALFTAAAEALRV from the coding sequence ATGGTTCCGGGACTTGAGGTGAAATTCGCGGGCGGTGCGCCCGTGCTGTCGGACGGGCAGGTGATCGAGGGCTATGCCAGCCTGTTCGGGCTGACCGACCAGGGCGGCGATGCGGTGGCGCCCGGCGCCTTTGCCGCGTCGCTGGCGCGGCTGGCGGCCAAGGGCGACAAGGTGCGGATGCTGTGGCAGCACGATCCGGCAAAGCCCATCGGCGTGTGGGAGGATATCCGCGAGGACGAGAAGGGGTTGTGGGTCAAGGGCCGGCTGCTGCCCGAGGTGGCGCAGGCCCGAGAGGCTGCGGCGCTGATCCAGGCGGGCGCCATCGACGGGCTGTCGATCGGCTATCGCACCATCCGTGCGGAACGCGACAAGCAAGGCCGCCGGGTGCTGGCCGAGGTCGAGTTGTGGGAGGTGTCGCTGGTCACCTTCCCGATGCTGCCCGAGGCGAAGGTGGGCCGCAAGGAGGCGGACGACCTGCGCGAGATGGCGGCGCTGTTCACCGCGGCCGCCGAGGCGTTGCGGGTCTGA
- the fabF gene encoding beta-ketoacyl-ACP synthase II, producing MRRVVVTGLGMVTPLACGVEATWDRLLAGQSGAGPITRFDPKDVVTKYACEIPFGDGGDGTFNPDDWMEPKDRRKVDDFILYGMAAAEQAVRDSGWEPATEEDRERTGVMIGSGIGGLTSIADTAVLIKERGPKRVSPFFIPGALINLVSGQVSIRFGFKGPNHAVVTACSTGAHAIGDAARLIALGDADVMVAGGAESPISEIGIAGFNACKALSTKRGNDPQAASRPYDADRDGFVMGEGAGCVVLEEYEHARARGARIHAEVLGYGLSGDAYHITAPSEDGDGGFRAMRNALKNAGLEPGAVDYINAHGTSTMADTIELGAVERLLGDHAKDVVMSSTKSSIGHLLGAAGAVEAIFCVLAIRDQICPPTINLDNPAVEPRLDLAANAAVRRRVDVALSNSFGFGGTNASLVLGKVRE from the coding sequence ATGCGCAGGGTTGTTGTCACCGGATTGGGGATGGTCACGCCGCTGGCCTGCGGCGTCGAGGCGACCTGGGACCGGCTGCTGGCCGGGCAGTCCGGCGCCGGGCCGATCACCCGCTTCGATCCCAAGGACGTGGTGACGAAATACGCCTGCGAGATCCCCTTCGGCGACGGCGGCGACGGCACGTTCAATCCCGATGACTGGATGGAGCCGAAGGACCGGCGCAAGGTCGATGACTTCATCCTGTATGGCATGGCCGCGGCCGAGCAGGCGGTGAGGGATTCAGGCTGGGAGCCTGCGACCGAGGAGGACCGCGAGCGGACCGGCGTGATGATCGGGTCGGGGATCGGCGGGCTGACCTCGATCGCCGATACGGCGGTGCTGATCAAGGAGCGCGGGCCGAAGCGGGTGTCGCCCTTCTTCATTCCCGGCGCGCTGATCAACCTGGTCTCGGGGCAGGTCAGCATCCGCTTCGGCTTCAAGGGGCCGAACCATGCGGTCGTGACGGCCTGTTCCACGGGGGCGCATGCCATCGGCGACGCGGCGCGGCTGATTGCGCTGGGCGATGCCGATGTGATGGTCGCGGGCGGGGCGGAAAGCCCGATCAGCGAGATCGGCATCGCGGGCTTCAACGCCTGCAAGGCGCTGTCGACCAAGCGCGGCAACGATCCGCAGGCCGCCAGCCGCCCCTATGACGCGGATCGCGACGGCTTCGTGATGGGCGAGGGCGCGGGCTGCGTCGTGCTGGAGGAATACGAGCACGCCAGGGCGCGCGGGGCCAGGATCCATGCCGAGGTTCTGGGCTATGGGCTGTCGGGCGATGCCTATCACATCACCGCGCCTTCCGAGGATGGCGACGGCGGCTTCCGGGCGATGCGGAACGCGCTGAAGAATGCCGGGCTGGAACCGGGGGCTGTGGATTACATCAACGCCCATGGCACCAGCACCATGGCCGACACCATCGAACTGGGCGCTGTGGAACGGCTGCTGGGCGATCATGCCAAGGACGTGGTGATGTCCTCCACCAAGTCCAGCATCGGGCATCTGCTGGGGGCTGCGGGCGCGGTCGAGGCGATCTTCTGCGTGCTGGCGATCCGCGACCAGATCTGCCCGCCGACCATCAACCTGGACAATCCGGCGGTCGAGCCGCGGCTGGATCTGGCGGCGAACGCGGCCGTGCGGCGGCGCGTCGATGTGGCGCTGTCCAACAGCTTCGGCTTTGGCGGGACGAATGCCTCGCTGGTCCTTGGGAAGGTCCGGGAATGA
- the mltG gene encoding endolytic transglycosylase MltG yields the protein MIWRNIASNFLTLLIVMLIAAAAAVAWARHQFSGPGPSAVAQCVQVAPGASLNAVSQQLVEQGAIRNSYVFRAGTDYLDKARELKFGSYLVPPHASMEQIVGVITAGGPSTCGTEVLVRVGVRENAVLLRDMNPDTGAFEEMARFNPATEESPEAISAAVEKPGVRLRVALAEGVTSWQVVEALKAAPFLTGEVEDVPAEGSLAPDTYEVEKGRGRSALLAEMAQRQAAILAEEWEARPFGLPYETPEEALIMASIVEKETGVADERAQVASVFVNRLERGMRLETDPTVIYGITNGQGVLDRGLRRSELAVRTPYNTYRVDGLPPTPIANPGRAAIHAALNPDSTDYVFFVADGTGGHTFSRTLEEHNAAVARWREIERQQGGDPTSPVQGDG from the coding sequence ATGATCTGGCGCAACATCGCGTCGAACTTTCTGACGCTGCTGATCGTGATGCTGATCGCGGCGGCGGCGGCGGTGGCCTGGGCCAGGCACCAGTTCAGCGGGCCGGGGCCGAGCGCGGTCGCGCAATGCGTGCAGGTCGCGCCGGGGGCCAGCCTGAACGCGGTCAGCCAGCAGCTTGTCGAGCAGGGGGCGATCAGAAATTCCTATGTCTTCCGGGCCGGGACGGATTATCTGGACAAGGCGCGGGAGCTGAAATTCGGCAGCTATCTGGTGCCGCCCCATGCCAGCATGGAGCAGATCGTCGGGGTCATCACGGCGGGCGGGCCGTCGACCTGCGGGACCGAGGTTCTGGTGCGCGTGGGCGTGCGCGAGAACGCCGTGCTGCTGCGCGACATGAACCCCGATACCGGCGCCTTCGAGGAAATGGCGCGCTTCAACCCGGCGACCGAGGAATCGCCCGAGGCGATCTCGGCCGCGGTCGAGAAGCCCGGCGTGCGGCTGCGCGTGGCCCTGGCCGAGGGCGTGACGAGCTGGCAGGTGGTCGAGGCGCTGAAGGCCGCGCCTTTCCTGACCGGCGAGGTCGAGGATGTCCCGGCCGAGGGCAGCCTTGCCCCCGACACCTATGAGGTCGAGAAGGGCCGCGGCCGTTCGGCGCTGCTGGCCGAGATGGCGCAGCGGCAGGCGGCGATCCTGGCCGAGGAATGGGAGGCGCGGCCCTTCGGCCTGCCCTACGAGACGCCCGAGGAGGCGCTGATCATGGCCTCGATCGTGGAGAAGGAGACCGGCGTGGCGGACGAGCGGGCGCAGGTCGCCAGCGTCTTCGTCAACCGGCTGGAACGCGGGATGCGGCTGGAGACGGATCCGACGGTCATCTATGGCATCACCAACGGCCAGGGGGTTCTGGATCGCGGGCTGCGGCGGTCGGAACTGGCGGTGCGGACGCCCTATAACACCTATCGCGTGGACGGGCTGCCGCCGACGCCCATCGCCAATCCGGGCCGCGCGGCGATCCATGCGGCGCTGAATCCCGACAGCACGGATTACGTCTTCTTCGTGGCCGACGGGACCGGCGGGCACACGTTTTCCCGCACGCTGGAGGAACATAACGCCGCCGTCGCCCGCTGGCGCGAGATCGAGCGTCAGCAGGGCGGCGACCCGACAAGCCCGGTCCAGGGCGACGGCTAG
- a CDS encoding adenosine kinase, producing the protein MTTPYVIGIGNAVMDVISPTEDDRLAALGIRKGIMQLIERERSEYLMAAQADDHGPGRAQSRLVPGGSVANTLAGIGMLGLRTAFIGRVADDPLGLSYAEQTEAAGTVFVNPPVAGDQLPTSRSIIFVTPDGERSMNTYLGISAELGPEDVNPAVFQGAGWLFLEGYLFDKPKGKEAFLKAARSCHAAGGQAGIALSDPFCVDRHRADFRRLVSGPMDYVIGNIHEWQSLYQVEDLEEALRLASADCGTVICTRSGEDAILIREGERVTATVHRIVPVDATGAGDQFAAGLIYGLALGVPLAVAGRMGCIAAAEVIGHVGPRPERDLRADFRAEGLV; encoded by the coding sequence ATGACCACCCCCTATGTGATCGGCATCGGCAATGCGGTGATGGACGTGATCTCGCCCACCGAGGACGACCGGCTGGCCGCGTTGGGGATCCGGAAGGGGATCATGCAGCTGATCGAGCGCGAGCGGTCGGAATACCTGATGGCCGCGCAGGCGGATGATCACGGGCCGGGGCGCGCGCAGTCCCGGCTGGTGCCGGGCGGGTCGGTGGCGAATACCCTGGCGGGCATCGGGATGCTGGGGCTGCGCACGGCCTTCATCGGCCGGGTGGCCGACGATCCGCTGGGCCTGTCCTATGCCGAGCAGACCGAGGCGGCGGGGACGGTGTTCGTGAACCCTCCGGTCGCGGGCGATCAGTTGCCCACGTCGCGCAGCATCATCTTCGTGACGCCGGATGGCGAGCGGTCGATGAACACCTATCTGGGGATTTCCGCCGAACTGGGACCGGAGGACGTGAACCCGGCGGTGTTCCAGGGGGCGGGCTGGCTGTTCCTGGAGGGATACCTGTTCGACAAGCCCAAGGGGAAGGAAGCCTTCCTGAAGGCCGCGCGGTCCTGCCACGCGGCGGGCGGGCAGGCGGGAATCGCCCTGTCCGATCCCTTCTGCGTGGACCGCCACCGCGCGGATTTCCGCCGCCTGGTCTCCGGGCCGATGGATTACGTGATCGGCAATATCCATGAATGGCAGTCGCTGTATCAGGTCGAGGATCTGGAGGAGGCGCTGCGGCTGGCCAGTGCTGATTGCGGGACGGTGATCTGCACCCGGTCGGGCGAGGATGCGATCCTGATCCGCGAGGGCGAGCGGGTGACGGCGACCGTGCATCGGATCGTGCCGGTGGACGCGACCGGGGCGGGGGACCAGTTCGCCGCCGGGCTGATCTATGGTCTGGCTTTGGGCGTCCCGCTGGCGGTGGCGGGGCGGATGGGCTGCATCGCGGCGGCCGAGGTGATCGGCCATGTCGGGCCGCGCCCCGAGCGCGACTTGCGGGCGGATTTCCGGGCCGAGGGGTTGGTCTGA
- a CDS encoding permease, whose product MNDMEWRGIGIGDPEGPFAARRNTAAADVKPVASAEAGMDPSEAIAVAEGLFWSYVKDLKRHEAALEARQSGAVDPAELKEAMQTAKVVREAVGLLMAERNRVDKLRKDIAGVVGGGSLDLDAARDEIGRRLACLRRAGGG is encoded by the coding sequence ATGAACGATATGGAATGGCGCGGGATCGGCATCGGTGATCCCGAAGGACCGTTCGCGGCCAGGCGAAACACGGCCGCGGCGGACGTGAAGCCGGTTGCGAGTGCGGAGGCAGGCATGGACCCCAGCGAGGCCATCGCCGTCGCCGAAGGGTTGTTCTGGTCCTATGTCAAGGATTTGAAACGTCACGAGGCCGCGCTGGAGGCCCGGCAGAGCGGGGCCGTCGATCCCGCCGAGCTGAAGGAAGCCATGCAAACCGCGAAGGTCGTCCGCGAGGCGGTCGGCCTTCTGATGGCGGAAAGGAACAGGGTTGACAAGTTACGCAAGGACATCGCCGGCGTGGTCGGAGGCGGAAGCCTCGACCTTGACGCGGCAAGAGATGAAATCGGGCGCCGCCTGGCTTGCCTCCGCCGCGCCGGAGGAGGTTGA
- a CDS encoding phage major capsid protein, whose amino-acid sequence MTEVKAADGGGTAADLKGAMMGFVSELKGFRDDIEKKLTAQDERMTMLDRKTALRGRTPLSATAEVEVPHQKAFNAYLRSGDDDGLRGLVIEEKGLTVASDGGFLAAPQVAETVQNVLRSGASLRKLANVVTIESASYEVLVEKGETGAGWADEDTAAETTPGGIDRISIPLHELSAMPKASQRLLDDGAFDVEAWLAERIADKFARSEAAAFVTGDGVSKPKGILSYPTAPNATAGDGTIGIVKTGAAGGFDPAAPADALIDLIYALGAEYRVNASFVMNSKTAAAIRKMKDADGRFLWTDALAAGQAPQLLGYPVLISEDMPDIGADALSVAFGDFRAAYTIVERPDLRVLRDPFSAKPHVLFYATKRVGGGVTDFRAVKLLQFA is encoded by the coding sequence ATGACCGAGGTGAAAGCCGCGGACGGTGGCGGCACGGCCGCCGACCTGAAGGGGGCCATGATGGGGTTCGTCAGCGAACTCAAGGGCTTTCGTGACGATATTGAGAAGAAACTCACTGCACAGGACGAACGCATGACCATGCTTGATCGCAAGACCGCCCTTCGCGGCCGCACCCCGCTGTCCGCCACCGCCGAGGTCGAGGTGCCGCATCAGAAGGCCTTCAACGCCTATCTGCGCAGCGGCGACGATGACGGGCTGCGCGGCCTGGTCATCGAGGAAAAGGGCCTGACGGTCGCCAGCGACGGCGGCTTCCTGGCCGCGCCGCAGGTCGCCGAAACGGTGCAGAACGTGCTGCGCTCCGGCGCGTCCCTGCGCAAGCTGGCCAATGTCGTGACCATCGAATCCGCCAGCTATGAAGTGCTGGTCGAGAAGGGCGAGACCGGCGCGGGCTGGGCCGACGAGGATACGGCGGCTGAGACGACACCGGGCGGCATCGACCGCATCTCGATCCCGCTGCACGAGCTGTCGGCCATGCCCAAGGCCAGCCAGCGTCTGCTGGACGATGGCGCCTTCGATGTCGAGGCCTGGCTGGCCGAGCGCATCGCCGACAAGTTCGCCCGGTCCGAGGCGGCCGCCTTCGTCACCGGCGACGGCGTGTCGAAGCCCAAGGGCATCCTGTCCTATCCGACCGCGCCCAATGCGACGGCGGGCGACGGCACCATCGGCATCGTCAAGACCGGCGCTGCGGGCGGGTTCGATCCGGCGGCTCCGGCGGATGCGCTGATCGACCTGATCTATGCCCTGGGGGCCGAATACCGGGTCAATGCCAGCTTCGTCATGAATTCGAAGACCGCCGCCGCCATCCGCAAGATGAAGGACGCCGATGGCCGGTTCCTGTGGACCGACGCGCTGGCCGCGGGTCAGGCCCCGCAGCTGCTGGGCTATCCGGTGCTGATCAGCGAGGACATGCCCGATATCGGCGCCGATGCGCTGTCCGTGGCATTCGGCGATTTCCGCGCTGCCTATACCATCGTGGAACGCCCCGACCTGCGCGTCCTGCGCGACCCGTTCAGCGCCAAGCCGCATGTGCTGTTCTATGCGACCAAGCGCGTGGGCGGCGGCGTGACCGATTTCCGCGCCGTCAAGCTGTTGCAGTTCGCCTGA
- a CDS encoding terminase family protein has product MKSGAAWLASAAPEEVDAFLGGLSENALMALPWLFEFWALPHQLPPEGDWKTWVIMGGRGAGKTRAGSEWVRRMVEGPSAAAPGRCHRVALVGETFDQVREVMVFGESGILACSPPDRRPVWEAGRKRLVWANGATATVYSAHEPEALRGPQFDAAWADELAKWKKAEDVWDMLQFALRLGEHPQQVVTTTPRNVGVLKRILGNASTVTTHAPTDANRAYLAESFLAEVAQRYGGTRLGRQELDGVLLDDVEGALWTTAMLEGCRVDRAPKLSRVVVAVDPAVTAGKASDECGIVVAGVVAEGEPGDWRTYVLEDATVKGGPLDWARAAIAAMDRHGAERLVAEVNQGGDLVESVIRQVDPLVPFRALRAGRGKGLRAEPVAALYEQGRVKHLRGLGALEDQMCQMTVRGFEGRGSPDRLDALVWAIHELVIEPGAGWRRPQMRRL; this is encoded by the coding sequence ATGAAATCGGGCGCCGCCTGGCTTGCCTCCGCCGCGCCGGAGGAGGTTGACGCATTCCTGGGCGGGCTGTCGGAAAACGCTCTGATGGCGCTGCCCTGGCTGTTCGAGTTCTGGGCCCTGCCGCACCAGCTGCCCCCCGAGGGCGACTGGAAAACCTGGGTCATCATGGGCGGGCGCGGCGCGGGCAAGACCCGTGCCGGGTCCGAATGGGTGCGGCGGATGGTCGAGGGACCGAGTGCCGCCGCACCCGGCCGGTGTCACCGTGTCGCCCTGGTGGGCGAGACCTTCGACCAGGTGCGCGAGGTGATGGTGTTCGGTGAGTCTGGGATCCTCGCCTGTTCGCCGCCCGACCGGCGTCCCGTCTGGGAGGCCGGGCGCAAGCGGCTGGTCTGGGCCAATGGCGCGACGGCCACCGTCTATTCCGCGCATGAGCCGGAGGCCTTGCGCGGGCCGCAATTCGACGCGGCCTGGGCGGACGAGCTGGCCAAGTGGAAGAAGGCCGAGGATGTCTGGGACATGCTGCAATTCGCGCTGCGCCTGGGCGAGCATCCGCAGCAGGTCGTCACGACGACTCCGCGCAATGTGGGCGTGTTGAAGCGGATCCTGGGCAATGCGTCAACCGTGACGACCCATGCGCCGACCGATGCGAACCGCGCCTATCTGGCGGAAAGCTTTCTGGCCGAGGTGGCGCAGCGTTACGGCGGCACCCGGCTGGGGCGGCAGGAACTGGACGGTGTGCTGCTGGACGATGTGGAGGGCGCGCTGTGGACCACGGCGATGCTGGAAGGCTGCCGGGTGGACCGGGCGCCGAAGCTGTCGCGGGTTGTCGTGGCGGTCGATCCGGCGGTGACGGCGGGCAAGGCCAGCGACGAATGCGGCATCGTGGTCGCGGGCGTCGTCGCCGAGGGCGAGCCGGGCGACTGGCGGACCTATGTGCTGGAGGACGCCACGGTCAAGGGCGGTCCCCTGGACTGGGCGCGCGCCGCCATCGCGGCGATGGATCGCCACGGCGCCGAGCGGCTGGTAGCCGAGGTGAACCAGGGCGGCGATCTGGTGGAAAGCGTGATCCGGCAGGTGGATCCTCTGGTGCCGTTCCGCGCCCTGCGGGCCGGTCGCGGCAAGGGGCTGCGGGCCGAGCCCGTGGCGGCGCTCTATGAGCAGGGGCGGGTGAAGCATCTGCGGGGCCTGGGCGCGCTGGAGGACCAGATGTGCCAGATGACGGTGCGCGGTTTCGAGGGGCGAGGCAGCCCGGACCGGCTGGATGCGCTGGTCTGGGCGATCCATGAGCTGGTGATCGAGCCGGGGGCTGGTTGGCGGCGGCCGCAGATGCGGCGGTTGTAG
- a CDS encoding OmpA family protein — protein sequence MNLRVTTILATAGLAALGACAPTDGTGIGTAGMSRTQQGALAGAAVGAVLAGTRDSDSNNQGRDAARGAILGAAAGAIAGNVLDRQAQALQQSVSSNVQVVNRGDHLQVILPEGILFATDSAAVTGQAQNDLYAVARNLNQYPNSRVQVVGHTDNTGSAAHNMDLSQRRAQSVASILTAAGVAPARLTATGQGFNQPVASNDTAAGRAQNRRVEILIWPTR from the coding sequence ATGAACCTTCGCGTCACCACCATCCTTGCCACCGCCGGCCTTGCCGCCCTTGGCGCCTGCGCCCCCACCGACGGCACCGGCATCGGCACCGCAGGGATGAGCCGCACCCAGCAAGGCGCCCTGGCCGGGGCCGCCGTCGGCGCCGTGCTGGCGGGCACCCGCGACAGCGACAGCAACAACCAGGGCCGGGACGCCGCGCGCGGCGCGATCCTGGGCGCGGCGGCAGGGGCCATCGCGGGCAACGTCCTGGACCGCCAGGCGCAGGCGCTGCAACAATCGGTCAGCAGCAACGTCCAGGTCGTGAACCGGGGCGACCACCTGCAAGTCATCCTGCCCGAGGGCATCCTGTTCGCCACAGATTCCGCCGCCGTCACCGGTCAGGCGCAGAACGACCTCTATGCCGTGGCGCGCAACCTCAACCAGTATCCGAACAGCCGCGTGCAGGTCGTGGGCCATACCGACAATACCGGATCGGCCGCGCATAACATGGACCTGTCGCAGCGCCGCGCCCAGTCGGTCGCCAGCATCCTGACCGCCGCGGGCGTCGCCCCGGCGCGCCTGACCGCCACCGGGCAGGGCTTCAACCAGCCGGTCGCCTCGAACGACACCGCCGCAGGCCGTGCCCAGAACCGCCGGGTCGAGATCCTGATCTGGCCGACCCGCTGA
- a CDS encoding head-tail adaptor protein, which translates to MSGPNLNVRLDLEGSVRQDDGIGGYRTVWQRIGSLWAEMKAGTGQERGAEVGPESVVAWRITVRGARAGDPRRPVAGQRLRMGSRLFAVEAVAERDPSGQWLTCFAREEDQT; encoded by the coding sequence ATGAGCGGGCCGAACCTGAACGTGCGGCTGGATCTGGAAGGCTCGGTTCGGCAGGACGACGGGATCGGCGGCTATCGCACCGTCTGGCAGCGAATCGGATCGCTGTGGGCCGAGATGAAGGCCGGGACGGGGCAGGAACGCGGCGCCGAGGTCGGGCCCGAAAGCGTCGTGGCCTGGCGGATCACCGTGCGGGGCGCCCGCGCGGGCGATCCCCGGCGCCCGGTGGCGGGCCAGCGGCTGCGGATGGGCAGCCGCCTGTTCGCGGTCGAGGCGGTGGCCGAACGCGACCCCAGCGGCCAGTGGCTGACATGTTTCGCGCGCGAGGAGGACCAGACATGA
- a CDS encoding phage portal protein yields MAFRLFAREEKQAPPLERKASATGRVVALAGGAGRTVWSSRDTASLTRGGFVGNPVGFRCVKLIAEAAAAVPVVCEDRDRRYDVHPVLDLLRRPNPGQGRAELFEALFGQMLLSGNGYVEAAGLGAQGLPEELHVLRSDRMSIVPGADGWPVAYDYAVGGRKHRFDMTGSPDPICHVKSFHPQDDHYGLSPMQAAAVALDVHNSASAWSKALLDNAARPSGAIVYKGIDGQGVLSPEQYDRLVGEIEVNHQGARNAGRPMLLEGGLDWKPMGFSPSDMEFHETKLSAAREIALAFGVPPMLLGIPGDATYANYAEAHRAFYRLTVLPLATRVSASVAWWLSEHLGAEVELRPDPDRIPALAEERDQQWARIGAATFLTDAEKRALLGLPPLAGA; encoded by the coding sequence ATGGCGTTTCGGTTGTTTGCGCGGGAGGAGAAGCAGGCTCCTCCGCTTGAGAGAAAGGCCAGTGCGACCGGCCGGGTGGTGGCGCTTGCCGGCGGCGCGGGGCGCACGGTCTGGTCGTCGCGGGATACGGCCAGCCTGACGCGGGGCGGCTTCGTCGGCAACCCGGTCGGCTTTCGCTGCGTCAAGCTGATCGCCGAGGCGGCGGCGGCGGTGCCGGTTGTCTGCGAGGATCGCGACCGCCGCTATGACGTGCATCCGGTGCTGGATCTGCTGCGCCGCCCCAATCCGGGGCAGGGCCGGGCGGAACTGTTCGAGGCGCTGTTCGGGCAGATGCTGCTGTCCGGCAACGGCTATGTCGAGGCGGCGGGCCTGGGCGCGCAGGGCCTGCCCGAGGAGCTGCATGTGCTGCGATCCGACCGGATGAGCATCGTTCCGGGGGCGGATGGCTGGCCGGTCGCCTATGATTATGCGGTGGGTGGGCGCAAGCATCGGTTCGACATGACCGGCAGCCCCGATCCGATCTGCCACGTCAAGTCCTTCCATCCGCAGGACGACCATTACGGGCTGTCGCCCATGCAGGCGGCGGCGGTGGCGCTGGACGTGCATAACAGCGCAAGCGCCTGGTCCAAGGCGCTGCTGGACAATGCGGCGCGGCCCAGTGGCGCGATCGTCTACAAGGGGATCGACGGGCAGGGGGTTCTGTCGCCCGAGCAATACGACCGGCTGGTGGGCGAGATCGAGGTGAACCACCAGGGCGCGCGCAACGCGGGACGTCCGATGCTGCTGGAAGGCGGTCTGGACTGGAAGCCGATGGGGTTCTCGCCGTCCGACATGGAGTTTCATGAGACGAAGCTGTCGGCGGCGCGGGAAATCGCGCTGGCCTTCGGAGTGCCGCCGATGCTGCTGGGGATCCCCGGCGACGCGACCTATGCCAATTATGCCGAGGCGCATCGAGCCTTCTATCGCCTGACGGTGCTGCCGCTGGCGACGAGGGTCTCGGCATCAGTGGCGTGGTGGCTGTCCGAGCATCTGGGCGCCGAGGTCGAACTGCGCCCCGATCCCGACCGCATCCCGGCCCTGGCTGAGGAGCGGGACCAGCAATGGGCGCGGATCGGCGCCGCGACCTTCCTGACGGATGCGGAAAAGCGGGCATTGCTGGGTCTGCCGCCGCTGGCCGGGGCGTGA
- the nth gene encoding endonuclease III produces MVQPRRPPQPLPFAQQVAIFSRLAEANPQPRTELVFSNPFTLVVAVALSAQATDMGVNKATKGLFALADTPQKMLDLGLEGVTEHVRTIGLFRQKAKNVIALSRILVDDYGGEVPDSRAALMSLPGVGRKTANVVLNSAFHFPAQAVDTHIFRVGNRTRIAPGRDVEEVERAIEDNVPARFQQDAHHWLILHGRYICQARRPRCAVCPIYDLCPYEERTA; encoded by the coding sequence ATGGTCCAGCCCCGCCGTCCGCCGCAGCCCTTGCCCTTTGCCCAGCAGGTCGCGATCTTCTCGCGCCTGGCCGAGGCCAATCCGCAGCCCCGGACCGAGCTGGTGTTCTCGAACCCCTTCACGCTGGTGGTGGCGGTGGCGCTGTCGGCGCAGGCGACCGATATGGGCGTGAACAAGGCCACCAAGGGCCTGTTCGCCTTGGCCGACACGCCGCAGAAGATGCTGGATCTGGGGCTTGAAGGCGTGACCGAGCATGTCAGGACCATCGGCCTGTTCCGCCAGAAGGCGAAGAACGTGATCGCCCTGTCGCGCATTCTGGTCGATGATTACGGCGGCGAGGTTCCCGACAGCCGCGCGGCGCTGATGAGCCTGCCGGGCGTCGGGCGCAAGACGGCCAATGTGGTGCTGAACAGCGCCTTCCATTTTCCCGCGCAGGCGGTCGATACGCATATTTTCCGGGTCGGCAACCGCACCCGCATCGCGCCCGGCCGCGATGTCGAGGAGGTCGAGCGCGCCATCGAGGACAACGTGCCCGCCCGCTTCCAGCAGGACGCCCATCACTGGCTGATCCTGCACGGCCGCTATATCTGCCAGGCACGCCGCCCGCGCTGCGCGGTCTGCCCTATTTACGATCTGTGCCCCTATGAGGAGAGGACCGCATGA
- a CDS encoding DUF3168 domain-containing protein: MSFAASLALQGAVYQHLRADAALSDMVGDAIFDAMPVEAPAGVFVSLGPEDVRDAGDMTAAASQHDFVVSVLSGADQGVGFAAVKAAAVAVADALDQAQLALSRGRLTGLWFQRARARRIEKGAARRVDLTFRARIDLG, translated from the coding sequence ATGAGCTTTGCGGCAAGCCTCGCCCTGCAGGGGGCGGTCTATCAGCATCTGCGGGCCGATGCCGCGCTGAGCGATATGGTCGGCGATGCGATTTTCGACGCGATGCCGGTCGAGGCGCCTGCGGGCGTCTTCGTCTCGCTTGGTCCCGAGGATGTGCGGGACGCGGGCGACATGACGGCGGCCGCGTCGCAGCACGATTTCGTCGTCTCGGTCCTGTCGGGCGCGGATCAGGGCGTGGGCTTCGCGGCGGTCAAGGCGGCTGCCGTGGCGGTGGCCGATGCGCTGGATCAGGCGCAGTTGGCGCTGAGCCGGGGACGGCTGACGGGCTTGTGGTTCCAACGCGCTAGGGCGCGGCGGATTGAAAAAGGCGCGGCGCGGCGGGTCGATCTGACCTTTCGCGCGCGCATTGACCTGGGTTGA